The following coding sequences are from one Treponema parvum window:
- a CDS encoding BrnT family toxin, with amino-acid sequence MPKGKLVIKEQFEWFSEKSEVNKKHGFVFDEILDVFDDPYFYEIYDIKHSELNQTRYNGLGYAKGKLQVVQIAYTENGRTHIISARPATSQERKMYYDRVREIYSQM; translated from the coding sequence ATGCCGAAAGGTAAGTTAGTCATAAAAGAGCAATTTGAGTGGTTTAGCGAAAAAAGCGAAGTAAATAAAAAGCATGGATTTGTCTTTGATGAAATTCTTGATGTATTTGACGACCCATATTTTTATGAAATTTATGACATTAAACATTCGGAGCTTAATCAAACCAGATACAACGGTCTCGGATATGCGAAAGGTAAATTACAGGTGGTGCAAATTGCATACACGGAAAACGGACGGACGCATATAATTTCAGCTCGTCCTGCTACATCGCAGGAAAGGAAAATGTATTATGACAGAGTTAGAGAAATTTATAGCCAAATGTGA
- a CDS encoding PFL family protein has translation MIFSPVEIQETVNMFMRQKLDIRCITMGISLRDCACSSGKESRTKIYDKIMRRAGNLVKVGGEIEKEFGIPIINKRIAVTPISLIAEPSGEKSYVEWAVTLDKAVKELNVDLIGGFSALVQKGITPGDLALINSIPEALAVTDRVCSSVNLGTTKSGINMDAVKLMGNIVKNTAELTKEKDAYGCTKLVVFCNAPEDNPFMAGAFHGQGEGDAVLSVGVSGPGVILAAAQEYKGKPIDVLADGIKKTAFKITRMGQLVGTEAAKRLGVSFGILDVSLAPTPAVGDSVARILEECGLERAGAPGTTAALAMLTDMVKKGGVMASTSVGGLSGAFIPVSEDEGMINAVKDHSITIEKLEAMTTVCSVGLDMIAVPGDTSAATISGIMADELAIGMVNGKTTAVRIIPVPGKKEGDWAEFGGLMGGAPIISVNRFGCEDFINRGGRIPAPIHSFRN, from the coding sequence ATGATTTTTTCACCGGTCGAAATTCAAGAAACGGTCAACATGTTCATGCGGCAAAAACTGGATATACGCTGTATAACGATGGGCATTTCGCTTCGCGATTGCGCCTGCTCAAGCGGAAAAGAAAGCCGCACAAAGATATACGACAAAATCATGCGCCGCGCCGGAAATCTTGTAAAGGTAGGCGGGGAAATTGAAAAAGAATTCGGAATCCCTATTATAAACAAGCGTATTGCGGTTACGCCTATCTCTTTAATTGCGGAGCCCAGCGGAGAAAAAAGCTATGTGGAATGGGCCGTTACACTGGACAAAGCTGTAAAAGAACTTAACGTCGATCTCATAGGCGGTTTTTCCGCTTTGGTTCAAAAAGGGATTACACCCGGAGATCTTGCGCTCATAAATTCCATTCCGGAAGCTCTTGCCGTAACCGACAGGGTCTGTTCTTCGGTAAACCTCGGAACTACAAAGTCCGGCATAAATATGGACGCCGTAAAACTTATGGGCAATATAGTAAAGAATACTGCGGAACTCACAAAAGAGAAAGACGCCTACGGCTGCACAAAATTGGTAGTCTTTTGCAATGCGCCGGAAGACAACCCGTTTATGGCGGGGGCCTTTCACGGGCAGGGAGAAGGCGACGCCGTTCTTTCCGTCGGAGTTTCGGGCCCGGGTGTAATTTTAGCCGCCGCGCAAGAATATAAGGGCAAACCCATAGACGTCCTTGCCGACGGCATTAAAAAAACCGCCTTTAAGATCACGCGCATGGGGCAGCTTGTAGGAACCGAGGCCGCAAAAAGACTCGGCGTAAGTTTCGGCATTTTGGACGTTTCTCTGGCACCTACGCCTGCCGTAGGCGATTCCGTGGCGCGTATTCTTGAAGAATGCGGACTGGAAAGGGCGGGAGCTCCCGGAACTACGGCCGCGCTCGCGATGCTCACGGACATGGTAAAAAAAGGCGGCGTTATGGCAAGCACAAGCGTGGGCGGATTGAGCGGAGCCTTTATTCCCGTCTCCGAAGACGAAGGTATGATAAACGCCGTAAAAGATCATTCCATCACTATAGAAAAACTTGAAGCTATGACGACCGTTTGCTCCGTGGGCTTGGACATGATCGCTGTCCCCGGCGATACTAGCGCGGCGACGATAAGCGGTATAATGGCGGACGAGCTTGCGATCGGCATGGTCAACGGGAAAACCACGGCTGTAAGGATTATTCCCGTTCCCGGCAAAAAAGAAGGTGATTGGGCCGAATTCGGCGGTTTAATGGGAGGCGCGCCGATAATATCCGTAAACAGGTTTGGTTGCGAGGATTTTATAAATCGGGGAGGAAGAATACCCGCGCCGATTCATTCTTTCAGAAACTAG
- a CDS encoding MATE family efflux transporter, with protein MMKTQKVPGFYKNFFLIAVPITLQQLMQTFVNMLDTIMVGQLGAVEIASVGLGNQIFFILNMILFGIASGGSIFIAQYWGKNDVRRIRQVLGIMLSASVAVSLIFTLATLFIPEILIGFYSKDPKVIECGAKYLRAVGLSYPATAISFAYQFSFRSTEHVRLPMFSTFVSVILNAFFNLILIFGLNLSFLGVRVFIPALGVLGAAVATLISRSIEMAIILCYSYSKKYEPCGTLKELLSFDRSFVAKFIKTALPVLFNETLWGTGITFENAIFARIGTKAIAAFNITGTISQLSWVFVIGFGSAAGIIIGKQIGAGNEKSARAYAKHFAFFIPAVGFAVGCLLYPFSLFLPSFFKVGSDILRQARLMLWTLIWFYPFNSFNMLFIVGICRSGGDTRYAAFHDLFWMWAIIIPMGFVTALVLHWHPWQVYACLLCENIFKSIAGIIRVRSGKWLNNVTT; from the coding sequence ATGATGAAAACACAAAAAGTTCCCGGATTTTATAAAAACTTTTTTTTAATCGCCGTTCCCATAACTCTGCAGCAGCTCATGCAGACCTTTGTAAATATGCTCGATACCATTATGGTAGGTCAGCTCGGCGCTGTGGAAATAGCTTCCGTAGGGCTGGGAAACCAAATATTTTTCATATTGAATATGATACTTTTCGGCATTGCAAGCGGAGGCTCCATATTCATAGCCCAATATTGGGGGAAAAACGACGTACGCCGCATACGGCAGGTTTTGGGCATAATGCTCTCCGCTTCAGTCGCGGTTTCTTTGATCTTTACCCTTGCCACGCTGTTCATACCGGAAATTCTCATAGGTTTTTATTCAAAGGATCCCAAAGTAATCGAATGCGGAGCAAAATATCTTCGCGCCGTGGGGCTAAGCTATCCTGCGACGGCTATAAGTTTTGCATACCAGTTTTCATTCCGGAGCACGGAGCACGTGCGCTTACCTATGTTTTCAACGTTTGTTTCCGTTATCCTAAACGCGTTTTTTAACTTGATCCTCATTTTCGGGCTGAATCTGTCTTTTTTAGGCGTACGCGTTTTTATTCCTGCCTTGGGTGTTTTGGGGGCGGCCGTCGCTACGCTTATTTCACGCAGCATAGAGATGGCTATCATTTTATGCTATTCGTATTCAAAAAAATACGAACCCTGCGGCACGTTAAAGGAGCTTTTAAGCTTCGACCGTTCGTTCGTAGCGAAATTTATAAAAACCGCGCTTCCCGTATTGTTTAACGAAACTTTATGGGGCACGGGAATCACTTTTGAAAACGCTATCTTCGCGCGCATCGGAACAAAGGCCATAGCAGCCTTTAATATCACCGGAACTATCTCACAGCTGTCATGGGTTTTCGTCATAGGCTTCGGCAGCGCAGCAGGAATCATAATAGGAAAACAGATAGGCGCCGGAAATGAAAAAAGCGCCCGCGCATACGCAAAGCACTTTGCCTTTTTCATACCGGCTGTAGGATTTGCAGTGGGCTGCCTTTTGTATCCGTTTTCTTTGTTTTTGCCGTCCTTCTTTAAAGTGGGATCCGACATACTGCGGCAGGCCCGGTTAATGCTTTGGACCCTCATATGGTTTTATCCGTTTAACTCGTTTAATATGCTGTTTATAGTAGGTATTTGCAGATCCGGCGGGGACACGAGATATGCGGCGTTTCATGATCTGTTTTGGATGTGGGCGATCATAATACCGATGGGCTTTGTAACTGCGCTTGTCTTACACTGGCATCCTTGGCAGGTATACGCATGCCTTCTGTGTGAAAACATATTTAAGTCAATTGCCGGAATAATCCGCGTACGCTCGGGAAAATGGCTTAATAATGTAACAACATAG
- a CDS encoding putative bifunctional diguanylate cyclase/phosphodiesterase, giving the protein METVNSEPHNKKFLLARISLFVFVFFAHYIFFMQLKTPIAQELLNNGRIQFISSFFSVSSLFLIFIFCFVVLNFKCKGFIFIQILNGIPFLFALAILIKYNVFVLPGILNPLATAGFLFFIYYRQKNLICQFNKSKVEMEQLLYTDELTGLASRRKISDTLKNMTDPQLPASSFSIMFIDLDNFKVINDTLGHKIGDIFLQEVVHNIACYVEPNMLLGRMGGDEFLLIVSESHTDEQLLLTAEKIKIGITRPFIYKNKNYSVTCSIGIARFPEHAQNDSEILRYADMALYEAKKRGKNRIVIFNNVLRNSIALETDIHYTLEDLDSGIMPVQALDENEKEFQKISTFSLLFQPQFNTDTKELRGFEVLSYFTSKDFGDIRPSVFIPIMERNGDIITFGKWVLRESINQYLKVIKDMYNSPLLSVNISPVQFEHPLFIENLASVIKETGMPSDKLEIEVTESIAINSFDSVIEKLTAIHNMGIHIALDDFGTGYSSFNYLRLLPLDLLKIDKSFIDPIPKDKSGVNIVKAIIDMSHRLDIKVIAEGVETDHQFDLLKELGCDSIQGFYLAKSLPSQAL; this is encoded by the coding sequence ATGGAAACAGTAAATAGCGAACCGCATAACAAAAAATTTCTCCTTGCCCGTATTTCTTTGTTTGTTTTTGTTTTTTTTGCGCATTACATATTTTTTATGCAACTCAAGACGCCTATCGCACAGGAACTTTTAAATAACGGCCGAATACAGTTTATTTCTTCGTTTTTTTCCGTTTCGAGCCTGTTTCTTATATTCATATTCTGCTTTGTGGTTTTAAACTTTAAATGTAAAGGTTTTATCTTTATACAAATTTTAAACGGAATCCCTTTTTTATTTGCTCTTGCAATATTGATCAAGTATAACGTATTTGTTCTTCCGGGAATTTTAAATCCTTTGGCTACCGCCGGTTTTTTATTCTTTATTTATTACCGACAAAAGAATTTGATTTGTCAGTTTAATAAATCAAAAGTCGAAATGGAACAGCTTCTTTACACGGATGAATTGACCGGCCTTGCAAGCAGAAGAAAAATATCCGATACGCTTAAAAACATGACGGATCCTCAACTTCCCGCATCTTCTTTTTCAATAATGTTTATTGACTTGGACAATTTTAAAGTCATAAACGATACGCTCGGGCATAAGATAGGCGATATTTTTTTACAGGAAGTCGTGCACAATATTGCCTGTTATGTAGAACCGAACATGCTTTTGGGACGTATGGGCGGCGACGAATTTCTTTTGATAGTTTCCGAATCTCACACGGATGAACAACTGCTTTTAACGGCCGAAAAAATAAAAATCGGTATAACACGGCCGTTCATATACAAGAATAAAAATTATTCCGTAACATGCAGCATAGGTATTGCGCGCTTTCCGGAACATGCGCAAAACGATTCTGAAATTCTTCGATATGCGGACATGGCCTTGTACGAAGCTAAAAAACGCGGTAAAAACCGTATCGTCATTTTTAACAACGTGTTACGAAACAGCATAGCTTTGGAAACGGATATTCATTACACGCTGGAGGATCTTGACAGCGGAATAATGCCGGTGCAGGCCCTGGACGAAAATGAAAAAGAGTTTCAAAAGATTTCAACTTTTTCGCTTTTATTCCAGCCGCAATTCAATACGGATACAAAAGAGCTTCGCGGATTCGAAGTTCTCTCGTATTTTACCTCAAAGGATTTCGGCGACATCCGACCTTCAGTCTTTATTCCTATCATGGAAAGAAACGGCGACATCATAACGTTCGGAAAGTGGGTTTTACGGGAAAGCATAAATCAATATCTTAAAGTCATAAAGGACATGTATAATTCTCCCTTGCTCTCGGTTAATATTTCACCGGTACAATTTGAACATCCTCTGTTTATTGAAAATTTAGCCTCCGTTATAAAAGAAACCGGTATGCCGTCCGATAAACTTGAAATCGAGGTTACGGAATCTATAGCTATAAATTCCTTTGATTCCGTAATAGAAAAACTAACGGCCATACATAATATGGGAATTCATATCGCTCTTGACGATTTCGGAACGGGTTATTCGTCGTTTAATTACCTGCGCCTTTTGCCCCTTGACCTTTTAAAAATAGACAAATCATTTATAGATCCGATTCCCAAAGACAAGTCCGGCGTAAATATCGTAAAGGCGATAATAGACATGTCCCATAGATTGGACATTAAAGTAATAGCCGAAGGAGTTGAAACGGATCATCAGTTCGATCTTTTAAAAGAATTGGGCTGCGATTCCATACAGGGTTTTTACCTTGCAAAATCTTTGCCTTCTCAAGCTTTATGA